Proteins encoded by one window of Flavobacterium sp. N502540:
- a CDS encoding MIP/aquaporin family protein → MTPFIAEILGTMIMILLGNGVVANVLLKDTKGNNSGWMVITSAWAFAVFVGVTIAGPISGAHLNPIVTLGLALIGKFNWNLVPAYVLAQMIGAMSGAFLVWLSHKDHFAATEDEGTTLACFSTSPAIKNNLSNLISEVIATFVLLFSVFYIAGPSLQIATDANATIGLGTIGALPVAIVVWAIGLSLGGTTGYAINPARDLGPRIMHAILPIKGSSNWTYAWIPIVGPIIGSGLAAALYLAIN, encoded by the coding sequence ATGACTCCTTTTATAGCAGAAATTTTAGGCACAATGATTATGATTTTATTAGGGAATGGTGTTGTGGCAAACGTCTTACTTAAAGATACCAAAGGAAACAATTCAGGTTGGATGGTGATTACATCAGCTTGGGCATTTGCCGTTTTTGTGGGCGTTACTATCGCGGGACCAATTAGCGGTGCTCATTTAAATCCTATTGTTACATTAGGTTTGGCCCTGATTGGAAAATTTAACTGGAATCTGGTTCCGGCTTACGTCCTTGCTCAAATGATTGGAGCAATGTCAGGTGCTTTTTTAGTGTGGTTGTCTCATAAAGATCATTTTGCAGCAACAGAAGATGAAGGAACTACACTTGCCTGTTTCTCTACCTCGCCGGCAATCAAAAACAATCTCTCCAACTTAATCAGTGAAGTAATTGCGACTTTTGTTTTACTTTTTTCAGTCTTTTATATTGCCGGACCAAGTCTGCAAATCGCAACCGATGCTAATGCAACAATTGGTTTAGGAACTATTGGAGCACTTCCGGTAGCGATAGTCGTCTGGGCAATTGGTCTGTCATTAGGAGGAACTACAGGTTATGCCATAAACCCCGCAAGAGATTTAGGCCCGAGAATCATGCATGCTATTTTACCTATAAAAGGAAGTAGTAACTGGACGTATGCCTGGATTCCTATTGTGGGCCCCATAATTGGTTCGGGATTGGCTGCCGCACTATATCTGGCGATTAATTAG
- a CDS encoding MarR family winged helix-turn-helix transcriptional regulator, translated as MTIEEVIKSTVKMDNARKVILNIMYTQNVIQDHFNELIKPYDLSGEQYNVLRILRGQKGNPANMCVIQERMLAKTSNTTRLVDKLLLKDFVTRNVCPGNRRKIEVLITQKGLDVLKELDPKVDEHERLFAKNISPEELELLNQLLEKYRTQQN; from the coding sequence ATGACAATTGAAGAGGTTATAAAAAGTACAGTTAAGATGGATAATGCGAGAAAAGTTATTCTGAATATCATGTACACGCAAAATGTGATTCAGGATCATTTCAACGAATTAATAAAACCGTATGATCTGTCCGGAGAGCAATATAATGTACTGCGCATATTAAGAGGACAAAAAGGAAACCCTGCTAATATGTGTGTGATACAGGAGCGCATGCTGGCCAAAACGAGCAACACGACCCGATTAGTAGACAAATTATTATTGAAAGATTTCGTTACCAGAAATGTTTGTCCCGGTAATCGACGTAAAATTGAAGTTCTAATCACCCAAAAAGGATTGGATGTATTGAAAGAATTAGATCCGAAAGTAGACGAGCACGAGCGTTTGTTTGCCAAGAACATAAGCCCAGAAGAATTAGAATTATTAAACCAATTATTAGAGAAATACAGAACCCAACAAAATTAA
- a CDS encoding NAD(P)H-dependent oxidoreductase produces MSTLLDNLNWRYATKKFDATKKISSQDLNTLKEAVRLSASSYGLQPYKVIIVENPEIREKLKAAAYGQTQITDASQIFIFANDLNLGADSVDAYINTISETRGVPADALGGFSDMMKGTISNLSVEAKNIWTAKQTYIALGTLLSAASELKIDATPMEGFNAAAFNEILGFDKLGLNTSVIATVGYRHDEDETQHYKKVRKSHENLFITI; encoded by the coding sequence ATGAGTACATTATTAGACAATCTAAACTGGAGATATGCAACAAAGAAATTTGATGCTACCAAAAAAATATCTTCACAAGATTTAAACACTTTAAAAGAAGCTGTTAGATTAAGTGCTTCTTCATACGGATTACAACCCTACAAAGTTATTATCGTTGAAAATCCGGAAATCAGAGAAAAATTAAAAGCTGCTGCTTACGGACAGACACAAATTACAGATGCTTCTCAAATATTTATTTTCGCTAACGACTTAAATCTTGGAGCGGATTCTGTAGATGCTTACATCAACACCATCAGTGAAACAAGAGGTGTACCTGCTGATGCTTTAGGAGGATTCAGTGACATGATGAAAGGTACTATTTCAAATCTGTCTGTTGAAGCTAAAAATATCTGGACAGCAAAACAAACTTATATCGCTTTAGGTACTTTATTGAGTGCTGCTTCTGAATTAAAAATCGATGCAACTCCAATGGAAGGGTTTAATGCTGCTGCCTTTAATGAAATTTTAGGTTTTGACAAATTAGGCCTAAACACTTCTGTTATTGCAACTGTGGGATACAGACATGATGAGGACGAAACTCAACACTACAAAAAAGTTAGAAAATCACACGAGAATTTATTTATCACTATATAA
- a CDS encoding YceI family protein gives MKNLKTIAIALFVAVAGLSVNAQTKKIDVKASTIKWVGKKVTGEHSGTVNFKEGAVVFKGKKLTGGNFTVDMTSLTATDLTGEYQGKLNGHLKADDFFGTEKFPTAKLVFKTIGAKSTDVYTVTADLTIKGITKPVTFDIAVKGNTATTAFKVDRTKYDIKYNSGNFFQNLGDKTINDEFELTVALKF, from the coding sequence ATGAAAAATTTAAAGACAATTGCAATAGCATTATTCGTAGCAGTAGCTGGACTTTCAGTAAACGCACAAACTAAAAAAATCGACGTAAAAGCAAGTACTATCAAATGGGTAGGTAAAAAAGTAACCGGAGAGCACTCAGGAACTGTAAACTTCAAAGAAGGAGCTGTAGTTTTCAAAGGAAAAAAATTAACAGGTGGTAATTTCACTGTTGATATGACTTCATTAACAGCAACAGATTTAACAGGAGAGTACCAAGGAAAATTAAACGGTCACTTAAAAGCTGACGATTTCTTTGGAACTGAGAAATTCCCAACTGCAAAATTAGTTTTCAAAACTATCGGAGCAAAATCAACTGATGTTTACACAGTAACTGCTGATTTAACTATAAAAGGAATCACTAAACCTGTAACTTTTGATATCGCTGTGAAAGGAAATACTGCTACAACAGCTTTCAAAGTGGACAGAACTAAATACGACATCAAATACAACTCTGGTAACTTCTTCCAAAACTTAGGAGACAAAACTATCAATGACGAATTCGAATTGACTGTAGCTTTAAAATTCTAA
- a CDS encoding anthranilate synthase component I family protein, protein MKPFTLNTHYKQILADTITPVSVYFKIRDKFPNSLLLESSDYHGNDNSFSYICCNPIATIKIENETISKTFPDGTKERISIDSSTNIPEIIQEFSSQFQSEKNDFKFINNGLFGYISYDAVRYFEKVTIAKKDRATLIPDVFYAVYQNIIAINHFKNEAYIFCHSVDERNNISEIEQLLQSRNIASYKFTKEGEGFSNLTDEEFKHNVALAKKHCFRGDVFQLVLSRRFTQGFKGDEFNVYRALRSINPSPYLFFFDYGDFKIFGSSPEAQIIVKNRKAEIHPIAGTFKRTGNDEQDAVLAKQLSEDKKENSEHVMLVDLARNDLSRNGHDVNVEKYREVQFFSHVIHLVSKVTGYLHEKATTMQVVADTFPAGTLSGAPKHRAMQLIEDYEKTNRNFYGGAIGFMDFEGNFNHAIMIRTFLSKNHQLHCQAGAGIVASSDEESEMQEVYNKLRALNTALEMAEKI, encoded by the coding sequence TTGAAACCATTTACACTCAACACACACTACAAGCAAATTCTGGCAGACACCATTACGCCAGTAAGTGTTTACTTTAAAATCCGCGACAAATTCCCAAATAGCTTACTATTGGAAAGTAGTGATTATCACGGAAATGACAACAGTTTCTCTTACATCTGCTGCAATCCCATTGCAACCATTAAAATTGAGAACGAAACCATTTCAAAAACTTTTCCAGACGGAACTAAAGAACGAATCTCTATCGACAGTTCAACGAATATTCCGGAAATTATTCAGGAATTTTCAAGCCAATTCCAATCAGAGAAAAATGATTTTAAATTTATCAATAATGGTTTATTTGGATACATCTCTTACGATGCCGTTCGTTATTTTGAAAAAGTTACGATTGCCAAAAAAGACAGAGCTACTTTAATTCCGGATGTATTTTATGCTGTTTATCAAAACATCATTGCCATCAATCACTTTAAAAATGAAGCATACATTTTTTGTCATAGTGTTGATGAAAGAAATAATATTTCGGAGATCGAACAATTGTTACAATCCAGAAATATAGCCTCTTATAAATTCACCAAGGAAGGCGAAGGTTTCTCTAATTTAACCGATGAAGAATTCAAACACAATGTAGCTTTAGCCAAAAAACACTGCTTCCGTGGAGATGTTTTTCAACTGGTACTTTCACGTCGTTTTACCCAAGGTTTCAAAGGCGATGAATTCAACGTGTATCGTGCTTTACGAAGTATAAATCCTTCTCCGTACTTATTCTTCTTCGATTATGGCGATTTCAAAATATTCGGATCTTCACCTGAGGCACAAATAATTGTAAAAAACAGAAAAGCCGAAATTCATCCTATAGCCGGAACTTTTAAAAGAACCGGAAATGACGAACAGGACGCTGTTTTAGCCAAACAACTTTCAGAAGATAAAAAGGAGAACAGCGAACATGTGATGCTTGTCGATTTGGCCAGAAATGATTTAAGTCGAAACGGGCATGATGTAAATGTTGAAAAATACAGAGAAGTTCAGTTTTTCTCGCATGTAATTCATTTGGTTTCAAAAGTAACCGGTTATTTACATGAAAAAGCAACCACTATGCAGGTCGTAGCCGATACTTTCCCGGCAGGAACCTTAAGTGGTGCTCCAAAACACAGAGCCATGCAACTGATCGAAGATTATGAAAAAACAAATCGTAATTTCTACGGAGGAGCCATAGGGTTCATGGATTTTGAAGGTAATTTCAATCACGCTATTATGATTCGAACTTTCCTCAGTAAAAACCACCAATTACACTGTCAAGCTGGTGCCGGAATTGTTGCCAGTTCTGACGAAGAAAGTGAAATGCAGGAAGTCTACAACAAACTAAGAGCATTGAATACAGCCTTAGAGATGGCGGAGAAAATATAA
- a CDS encoding anthranilate synthase component II, with translation MKKILVIDNYDSFTYNLVHYLEDLNCEVTVYRNDEFDIDEIASFEKILLSPGPGIPDEAGLLKAVIQKYAPTKSILGVCLGQQAIGEVFGGTLSNLDKVYHGVATNVKTVVSDEILFEGLGNEFEVGRYHSWVVDANLPDVLEATSVDENGQIMSLRHKTFDVRGVQFHPESVLTPKGKRILENWIKS, from the coding sequence ATGAAAAAAATATTAGTTATAGACAATTACGATAGTTTCACTTATAATTTAGTACACTATCTGGAAGATTTGAACTGTGAAGTTACTGTATACAGAAACGATGAGTTTGATATTGATGAAATCGCCTCTTTTGAAAAAATACTTCTTTCTCCGGGTCCGGGAATTCCGGATGAAGCAGGGTTGTTGAAAGCGGTGATTCAGAAATATGCTCCAACAAAAAGTATTTTAGGCGTTTGTTTAGGACAACAGGCTATCGGAGAAGTTTTTGGAGGAACACTTTCAAACCTGGACAAGGTATACCATGGTGTCGCTACAAATGTAAAAACTGTAGTTTCAGACGAAATTTTGTTCGAAGGTTTAGGCAACGAATTCGAAGTTGGTCGTTACCATTCCTGGGTTGTTGATGCCAACTTGCCCGATGTTCTTGAAGCCACTTCAGTTGATGAAAACGGACAAATCATGTCTTTAAGACACAAAACTTTTGATGTTAGAGGCGTTCAGTTTCATCCGGAAAGTGTTCTGACACCAAAAGGAAAAAGGATTTTAGAGAATTGGATTAAGAGCTAG
- the trpD gene encoding anthranilate phosphoribosyltransferase, with translation MKNILNKLINHEVLSKEEAKDVLLNISSGAYNPSQISAFLTVFMMRSITIDELSGFREALLELCIRVDLSAYNAIDLCGTGGDGKDTFNISTLASFVAAGAGIKVAKHGNYGVSSISGSSNVMEKMGIKFSNDPSFLEKCIDQAGICVLHAPLFHPAMKHVGPIRKELAVKTFFNMLGPMVNPSFPKNQLVGVFNLELARMYAYLYQNTDVNFTILHSLDGYDEISLTGPTKIITSDMEGMLKPEDFNVRLLSQREIEGGRTIEESADMFVSIISGKGSEAQNNVVCANAAMAISTVTKCSPKEGFKQAKESLFSGKGHQALKKLQELSK, from the coding sequence ATGAAAAACATACTAAATAAATTAATCAATCACGAAGTGCTTTCGAAAGAGGAAGCCAAAGACGTGTTGCTTAACATCTCAAGCGGGGCTTACAACCCAAGTCAGATTTCGGCATTTTTGACTGTATTTATGATGCGAAGCATAACAATTGATGAGCTTTCCGGATTTCGCGAAGCTTTATTAGAATTGTGTATTCGTGTGGATTTATCGGCCTACAATGCTATTGATTTGTGCGGAACGGGTGGTGACGGAAAAGATACTTTCAACATTTCGACTTTAGCTTCATTCGTAGCTGCAGGAGCAGGAATAAAGGTAGCAAAACATGGAAATTATGGGGTCTCCTCTATTTCGGGATCAAGCAACGTGATGGAAAAAATGGGAATAAAATTCAGCAACGATCCGTCATTTTTAGAAAAATGTATCGATCAGGCAGGAATTTGTGTTTTACACGCTCCTTTATTTCACCCAGCCATGAAACATGTAGGACCAATCCGAAAAGAGCTGGCTGTAAAAACATTTTTCAACATGTTAGGGCCAATGGTAAACCCATCTTTTCCTAAAAATCAATTAGTTGGTGTCTTCAATTTAGAGCTAGCCCGAATGTATGCTTATTTATATCAAAACACCGACGTTAATTTTACCATCTTACATTCGCTTGACGGTTACGATGAAATCTCGTTAACCGGCCCGACAAAAATCATTACAAGCGATATGGAGGGTATGCTGAAACCGGAGGATTTTAACGTTCGTCTTTTATCGCAAAGAGAAATTGAGGGAGGAAGAACCATCGAAGAATCGGCAGATATGTTTGTCAGCATTATTTCCGGAAAAGGAAGTGAGGCTCAGAATAATGTGGTTTGTGCAAATGCAGCAATGGCCATTTCAACCGTAACCAAATGCTCACCTAAGGAAGGTTTTAAGCAGGCCAAAGAAAGTTTGTTTTCCGGAAAAGGGCATCAAGCGCTTAAAAAATTACAAGAACTAAGTAAGTAA
- the trpC gene encoding indole-3-glycerol phosphate synthase TrpC, which produces MNILDKIIIDKKREVVLKKSIIPVSQLESSIFFGRETISLSQKLKTSSTGIIAEHKRRSPSKSVINHSFTVEEVVKGYENAGACGISVLTDGKYFGGSLDDLLLARASVNIPLLRKEFIVDEYQILEAKAYGADLILLIAAVLTREEIKSLSDFAKQLGLEVLLEVHNQEELEKSIMPSLDMIGVNNRNLKTFEVSLDFSKQLASQIPNDFVKVSESGISSIEAISELRPYGYSGFLIGENFMKTDNAGQAATEFIRQL; this is translated from the coding sequence ATGAACATTTTAGATAAAATAATAATTGATAAAAAACGAGAAGTCGTCCTTAAAAAATCAATCATTCCGGTTTCACAATTGGAAAGTTCCATTTTTTTTGGAAGAGAAACGATTTCTTTAAGTCAAAAACTAAAGACAAGTTCGACAGGAATAATTGCGGAGCACAAACGCCGTTCACCGTCTAAATCTGTAATCAATCATAGCTTCACAGTGGAAGAAGTTGTTAAAGGATATGAGAATGCAGGCGCCTGTGGAATTTCAGTTTTAACCGACGGAAAATACTTTGGCGGTTCATTAGACGATTTACTTCTGGCAAGAGCAAGTGTAAATATTCCTCTTTTGCGAAAAGAGTTTATTGTCGATGAATATCAGATTTTAGAAGCCAAAGCATACGGAGCCGATTTAATTTTACTGATTGCGGCAGTTTTAACCCGCGAAGAAATCAAATCGTTATCAGACTTTGCTAAACAATTAGGATTAGAAGTTTTACTGGAAGTACACAATCAGGAAGAATTAGAGAAATCTATAATGCCAAGTCTAGATATGATTGGCGTGAACAACAGAAATCTGAAAACTTTTGAAGTAAGTCTGGATTTCAGCAAACAGCTGGCCTCTCAAATCCCGAATGATTTTGTAAAAGTTTCAGAAAGCGGAATTTCGTCTATTGAAGCAATTTCTGAATTAAGACCCTATGGTTACAGCGGTTTCCTAATCGGAGAAAACTTTATGAAAACAGATAATGCCGGTCAGGCAGCAACTGAATTTATTAGACAGCTGTAG
- a CDS encoding phosphoribosylanthranilate isomerase, whose product MKLKICGMKYPDNILETGALLPDYMGFIFWEKSARYFDGTIPELIHTIKKTGVFVDETVDNVLSTADKYHLQAVQLHGKETVEFCRELRAKIDAKIDVTIEIIKTFSIDENFDFEVLAPFEKVCDYFLFDTKGKLPGGNGTTFDWKILENYKSEKPIFLSGGIGIEEIPAIKNLKVPIYAIDVNSKFETEPGLKNTTLLRKFQKNLKPATLNPKQLYNEL is encoded by the coding sequence ATGAAACTAAAAATATGCGGTATGAAATATCCCGACAATATACTCGAAACAGGAGCACTCCTGCCCGATTATATGGGATTTATTTTCTGGGAAAAATCCGCACGTTATTTTGACGGAACGATTCCGGAATTGATTCATACCATCAAGAAAACCGGTGTTTTTGTAGATGAAACGGTTGATAACGTACTATCAACAGCTGACAAATACCATTTACAGGCCGTTCAGTTACACGGAAAAGAAACCGTAGAATTTTGCCGGGAACTGAGAGCTAAGATCGATGCCAAAATTGATGTAACTATTGAAATCATCAAAACATTCTCGATAGATGAAAATTTTGATTTTGAAGTTCTGGCACCTTTTGAAAAGGTTTGCGATTATTTTCTGTTTGATACAAAAGGAAAATTACCTGGCGGAAACGGAACCACTTTTGACTGGAAAATATTAGAAAATTATAAATCTGAGAAACCAATCTTTTTGAGCGGTGGCATCGGAATTGAAGAAATACCTGCGATAAAGAACCTCAAAGTACCTATTTATGCTATCGACGTAAACAGTAAATTTGAGACAGAACCAGGATTAAAAAATACAACTCTATTAAGAAAGTTTCAGAAAAATCTAAAACCTGCTACTTTAAACCCAAAACAACTATACAATGAATTATAA
- the trpB gene encoding tryptophan synthase subunit beta, translating to MNYNVNEKGYYGEFGGAYIPEMLYPNVEELRQNYLKITSEPDFKAEFDQLLKDYVGRPSPLYFAKRLSEKYNTKIYLKREDLNHTGAHKVNNTIGQILVAKRLGKKRIIAETGAGQHGVATATVCALMGLECIVYMGEIDIARQAPNVARMKMLGAEVRPALSGSKTLKDATNEAIRDWINNPVDTHYIIGSAIGPHPYPDMVTRFQSVISEEIKWQLKAKEGRENPDYVVACIGGGSNAAGTYYHFLHEPEVGIIAVEAAGKGVDSGHSAATSKLGKMGIIHGCKTLLMQTPDGQITEPYSISAGLDYPGVGPMHAHLAQTGRGEFFSVTDDDAMNAGLQLTKLEGIIPAIESAHAFAVLDQKKFKPSDIVVISLSGRGDKDLDNYIEYFKL from the coding sequence ATGAATTATAACGTTAACGAAAAAGGATATTACGGAGAGTTTGGAGGGGCTTACATTCCTGAAATGCTTTATCCGAATGTAGAAGAATTACGTCAGAATTATCTAAAAATAACAAGCGAGCCAGATTTTAAAGCAGAATTTGACCAATTACTAAAAGATTATGTAGGTCGTCCTAGTCCGCTTTATTTTGCAAAACGTTTGTCAGAGAAGTACAATACCAAAATTTATCTAAAAAGAGAAGATTTAAATCATACCGGAGCACACAAAGTCAATAATACTATTGGACAAATTCTGGTTGCCAAACGTCTGGGTAAAAAAAGAATTATCGCTGAAACTGGTGCCGGTCAGCATGGTGTGGCAACAGCTACGGTATGTGCTTTAATGGGACTGGAATGTATCGTGTATATGGGTGAAATTGACATCGCGCGTCAGGCACCAAACGTGGCACGTATGAAAATGTTAGGCGCAGAAGTCCGTCCGGCACTTTCAGGTTCCAAAACGTTAAAAGATGCTACCAATGAGGCTATTCGTGATTGGATTAACAATCCTGTAGATACACATTATATCATAGGCTCAGCAATTGGACCACACCCCTACCCTGATATGGTTACCCGTTTTCAAAGTGTTATTTCAGAAGAAATCAAATGGCAGTTAAAAGCAAAAGAAGGACGTGAAAATCCTGATTATGTAGTAGCTTGTATCGGTGGAGGAAGTAATGCAGCCGGAACCTATTATCACTTTCTGCACGAACCTGAAGTGGGGATTATTGCCGTAGAAGCTGCCGGAAAAGGGGTTGACAGCGGTCACAGCGCTGCCACCAGTAAATTAGGAAAAATGGGGATTATTCACGGCTGTAAAACCCTTTTGATGCAAACTCCGGACGGACAAATTACCGAACCGTATTCTATTTCTGCAGGTCTTGATTATCCCGGAGTTGGTCCTATGCATGCACATCTGGCGCAAACGGGTCGCGGAGAATTCTTTTCTGTAACTGATGATGATGCAATGAACGCAGGTTTACAGCTTACCAAATTGGAAGGAATTATTCCGGCAATTGAAAGTGCACATGCTTTTGCTGTTTTAGATCAGAAGAAATTCAAACCAAGCGATATTGTAGTTATCAGTCTTTCCGGTCGCGGAGATAAGGATTTAGATAATTATATTGAATATTTTAAATTGTAA
- a CDS encoding gamma-glutamylcyclotransferase family protein gives MEKLFSYGTLRSKEIQMRLFNKVLTGTRDQLHGHKLKSLQIEEEFGMADYVVVVPSATSTDPIHGVVFDVTNADLAKVDLFESNAYKRVQVTLNSGTIAWIYIENK, from the coding sequence ATGGAAAAGTTATTCTCTTACGGAACATTGCGATCAAAAGAAATTCAAATGCGTCTTTTTAATAAGGTACTGACTGGAACCCGAGATCAGCTTCACGGTCACAAACTAAAAAGTCTGCAAATCGAAGAAGAATTTGGAATGGCAGATTATGTTGTAGTCGTACCCAGCGCAACCTCTACGGATCCTATACACGGTGTTGTTTTTGACGTCACAAATGCCGATTTAGCCAAAGTAGATCTATTCGAATCTAATGCGTATAAAAGAGTTCAGGTAACCTTAAATTCCGGAACAATTGCCTGGATTTATATCGAAAACAAATAA
- a CDS encoding carbon-nitrogen hydrolase family protein, with protein MILAAAQTKPFREDIDSNLLEHYRLIELAVQNGAKLIAFPEMSITGYEREYAQKLAFQKDDSRLDHLRKLAVENNIVIIAGAPIQIGSELFIGEFIIAPDNSVSIYTKQFLHEGEDDFFQSSFDYNPMIEIENQKISFAICADIDHPLHPQNACKRETNIYIASIFFSPNGIPNAYRHLQSYAEKHQLNVLMSNFSGESWGSPSAGQSAFWNNKGELIEQMNDTDTGLLLVEYQNENWTSKVVKN; from the coding sequence ATGATTCTGGCAGCAGCACAAACAAAACCATTCCGCGAGGATATTGATTCCAACTTATTAGAGCACTATCGTCTTATTGAACTAGCCGTTCAGAATGGAGCAAAATTAATTGCATTTCCTGAAATGTCAATCACAGGTTACGAAAGGGAGTACGCTCAAAAACTGGCTTTCCAAAAAGACGATTCGAGATTAGATCATTTAAGAAAATTAGCTGTAGAAAACAATATCGTCATCATTGCAGGAGCGCCAATCCAAATTGGATCAGAATTATTTATCGGTGAATTTATTATTGCTCCGGACAACTCTGTTTCGATATACACCAAGCAATTTTTGCATGAAGGAGAAGACGATTTTTTTCAATCTTCATTTGATTATAATCCGATGATTGAAATTGAGAATCAGAAAATTTCATTTGCTATTTGTGCTGATATTGACCATCCACTGCATCCGCAAAATGCATGTAAGAGAGAAACAAATATTTATATTGCCAGTATTTTCTTTTCGCCAAACGGAATTCCAAATGCTTACAGGCATTTACAAAGTTATGCCGAGAAACACCAATTGAATGTGCTGATGTCTAATTTCAGTGGAGAATCGTGGGGATCACCATCGGCCGGACAAAGTGCTTTCTGGAATAATAAAGGTGAACTTATTGAACAAATGAATGATACAGATACCGGACTTTTATTGGTGGAATATCAAAACGAAAACTGGACCAGTAAAGTTGTAAAAAATTAG
- the trpA gene encoding tryptophan synthase subunit alpha: protein MNRITQKLQEDKKILSIYFSAGYPNLNDTVPIIQDLEKNGVDLIEIGLPFSDPLADGPTIQASSTQALHNGMTTQILFDQLKNIRESVKIPLIIMGYFNPMLQYGIEDFCKKCAEIGIDGLIIPDLPVDVYAAEYKVIFEKYGLINVFLITPQTSEERIRFIDSVSNGFIYMVSSASVTGSQAGFGNTQENYFERIAQMDLKNPQIVGFGISNKETFNQATKYAKGAIIGSAFIKHLSENGSRKIAEFVGEIR from the coding sequence ATGAACAGAATAACTCAAAAATTACAAGAAGATAAAAAGATTCTTTCTATTTATTTCTCAGCGGGATATCCAAATTTGAATGATACCGTTCCCATCATTCAGGATTTAGAAAAAAATGGTGTTGATTTAATCGAAATTGGCTTGCCTTTTAGTGATCCTTTGGCTGATGGTCCAACCATTCAGGCGAGTTCAACACAGGCCCTTCACAATGGAATGACTACCCAAATTCTTTTTGATCAGTTGAAAAACATCCGCGAAAGCGTAAAAATTCCGTTAATTATTATGGGATACTTTAACCCGATGCTGCAATACGGAATCGAAGATTTTTGTAAAAAATGTGCCGAAATTGGTATCGACGGCTTAATTATTCCGGATTTACCAGTTGATGTTTACGCAGCCGAATACAAAGTAATTTTCGAAAAATACGGTTTAATCAATGTTTTCCTGATTACCCCACAAACGTCAGAAGAGCGCATACGTTTTATCGACAGTGTTTCAAATGGATTCATTTATATGGTGAGTTCTGCCAGCGTAACGGGTTCTCAGGCCGGTTTCGGAAACACTCAGGAAAATTATTTCGAAAGAATTGCCCAAATGGATCTTAAAAACCCACAAATCGTAGGTTTTGGAATTTCAAATAAAGAAACATTCAATCAGGCTACCAAATATGCCAAAGGTGCCATTATCGGAAGTGCCTTTATCAAACATTTGTCTGAGAATGGAAGCAGAAAAATTGCAGAATTTGTTGGAGAGATTAGATAA
- a CDS encoding TetR/AcrR family transcriptional regulator, whose product MSDFELNDKKIQILEVAEKLFSEKGFEGTSIRDISKHAKINIAMVSYYFGSKERLLEALIIYKTADLKLQLENLLQENIEPLDKVNKLIEIYITRISCNKGIFRVLHFELNSKKREKSMIAFTELKKGNLKSVESIIAQGQSKGVFRKDVIIPLITPTIIGTFFHFHMNRPFFEELLNLKTEEMYNEYIKTSLTKHIQQTIKALLVYEN is encoded by the coding sequence ATGTCAGACTTCGAATTAAACGATAAAAAAATTCAAATTCTGGAAGTTGCTGAAAAGCTATTCTCAGAAAAAGGATTTGAAGGGACTTCGATACGGGATATCTCCAAACATGCAAAAATTAATATTGCAATGGTTTCGTATTACTTTGGCTCTAAAGAAAGACTACTGGAAGCCCTTATTATCTACAAAACTGCCGATTTAAAGCTTCAGCTTGAAAATTTATTACAGGAAAATATCGAACCTCTCGATAAAGTCAATAAATTAATCGAAATTTACATTACAAGAATCAGCTGTAACAAAGGGATTTTCAGAGTATTACACTTCGAGCTTAACTCTAAAAAAAGAGAAAAAAGTATGATCGCCTTCACAGAACTTAAAAAAGGAAATTTAAAATCGGTTGAAAGTATTATTGCACAGGGTCAGTCTAAAGGAGTTTTTAGAAAAGATGTAATTATTCCGCTCATCACTCCTACTATCATTGGAACCTTTTTTCACTTTCACATGAATAGGCCTTTTTTTGAGGAACTATTAAATTTAAAAACAGAAGAGATGTACAACGAGTACATCAAAACCAGTCTTACAAAGCACATTCAACAAACTATAAAAGCGCTACTTGTTTATGAAAATTAG